One region of Oxalobacteraceae bacterium OTU3CAMAD1 genomic DNA includes:
- the ybeY gene encoding rRNA maturation RNase YbeY, whose product MSVKNKLTLSVQYPDTRLKEVITRAAIRKWIQAALFAPAELTIRFVDAEEGRELNKQYRGKDYATNVLTFAYNEGEELDEDAPTRADIILCTDVLEKEAAEQKKSVEEHTAHLIVHGVLHAQGYDHEDDEEAAEMEGIETELLAELGYADPYAAEKAA is encoded by the coding sequence ATGTCCGTAAAAAATAAATTGACCTTGTCGGTGCAGTATCCCGACACCCGCCTGAAGGAAGTGATCACCCGCGCGGCCATCCGCAAGTGGATACAGGCGGCGCTGTTCGCGCCGGCCGAGCTGACCATCCGCTTCGTCGACGCCGAGGAAGGCCGCGAGCTCAACAAGCAATACCGGGGCAAGGACTACGCCACCAACGTGCTGACCTTCGCCTACAACGAAGGCGAGGAACTCGACGAGGACGCGCCGACCCGGGCCGACATCATCCTGTGCACCGACGTGCTGGAGAAGGAAGCGGCCGAGCAAAAGAAATCGGTGGAGGAGCACACCGCCCACCTGATCGTGCACGGCGTGCTGCACGCGCAAGGCTACGACCACGAGGACGACGAGGAGGCGGCGGAGATGGAAGGCATCGAGACGGAGCTGCTGGCCGAACTCGGTTACGCGGATCCGTATGCCGCCGAGAAAGCCGCCTAA
- a CDS encoding HDOD domain-containing protein, translating into MSNTLSYDDVVRNLDDLPSLPAVVMELLNSIDQDDVDISVLAKKVSYDQALTAKTLRLANSSLYGLQVKVTTIQQAITYLGFQTTRNLITAAAVTGCFAEGHCPGFDHKAFWRHSIATAACAKVLARQMRFNQDYAFTAGLLHDIGRLVLVSCFPNQYSITLAYREEHDCYLLDAERKVLGVDHVDAGMALAEHWNFSDTMRLAIGGHHDPEAPGAGFLAAIIHVADAIVHALDLAQVRDDLVPPVSTVAWTALGLDEEIYLQLFRETELQYEEISMVLLS; encoded by the coding sequence ATGAGTAACACCCTCAGCTACGACGACGTGGTGCGCAACCTCGACGACCTGCCCTCGCTGCCGGCGGTGGTGATGGAATTGCTCAACAGCATAGACCAGGACGATGTCGACATCTCCGTGCTGGCCAAGAAGGTGTCGTACGACCAGGCGCTGACCGCCAAGACGTTGCGCTTGGCCAATTCGTCGCTGTACGGGCTGCAGGTCAAGGTCACCACCATCCAGCAGGCGATCACCTACCTCGGTTTCCAGACCACCCGCAACCTGATCACGGCGGCGGCCGTCACCGGCTGCTTCGCCGAGGGCCATTGCCCCGGTTTCGACCACAAGGCGTTCTGGCGCCACTCGATCGCCACCGCCGCCTGCGCCAAGGTGCTGGCGCGGCAGATGCGCTTCAATCAGGATTACGCCTTCACGGCCGGCTTGCTGCACGATATCGGCAGGCTGGTGCTGGTGTCCTGCTTCCCGAATCAATATTCGATCACCCTGGCCTACCGCGAGGAGCACGACTGTTATTTGCTGGACGCCGAACGCAAGGTGCTGGGCGTCGATCACGTCGACGCCGGCATGGCGCTGGCAGAACACTGGAATTTTTCCGACACGATGCGGCTGGCCATCGGCGGCCACCACGATCCGGAAGCGCCGGGCGCGGGCTTCCTGGCGGCCATCATTCATGTGGCCGACGCCATCGTCCACGCGCTCGATCTGGCGCAGGTGCGGGACGATCTGGTCCCGCCCGTGTCCACGGTGGCGTGGACCGCGCTGGGCCTCGATGAGGAAATCTATCTGCAGCTGTTCCGGGAAACCGAGCTGCAGTATGAAGAAATTTCGATGGTGCTGCTGAGCTAA
- the glyQ gene encoding glycine--tRNA ligase subunit alpha, translating into MLTFQQIILTLQTYWDKQGCALLQPYDMEVGAGTFHTGTFLRAIGPEPWRAAYVQPSRRPKDGRYGENPNRGQHYYQYQVVMKPAPENILDLYLGSLEALGLDLKQNDVRFVEDDWESPTLGAWGLGWEVWLNGMEVTQFTYFQQVGGLDCKPVLGEITYGIERLAMYLQGVENMYDLVWTTWEENGVTKTLKYGDVFHQNEVEQSAYNFEHSNAELLFAQFNNHESEAKRLIEAQLTLPAYEQIMKASHSFNLLDARGAISVTERAAYIGRVRALSRLVAQAYYDSRERLGFPMAPASAVAEQTV; encoded by the coding sequence ATGCTGACATTTCAACAAATCATTCTGACCTTGCAAACCTACTGGGACAAGCAAGGCTGCGCCCTGCTCCAGCCCTACGACATGGAAGTCGGCGCCGGCACCTTCCACACCGGGACCTTCCTGCGCGCCATCGGCCCGGAGCCGTGGCGCGCGGCCTACGTGCAGCCGTCGCGCCGCCCGAAGGATGGCCGCTACGGCGAGAACCCGAACCGCGGCCAGCACTACTACCAGTACCAGGTGGTGATGAAGCCGGCACCGGAAAACATCCTCGACCTGTATCTCGGTTCGCTGGAGGCATTGGGCCTGGACCTGAAACAGAATGACGTGCGCTTCGTCGAAGACGACTGGGAATCGCCGACGCTGGGCGCCTGGGGCCTCGGCTGGGAAGTGTGGCTGAACGGGATGGAGGTGACGCAGTTCACCTACTTCCAGCAGGTCGGCGGCCTCGATTGCAAACCGGTGCTGGGCGAGATCACCTATGGTATCGAGCGTCTGGCAATGTACCTGCAGGGCGTCGAGAACATGTACGACCTGGTGTGGACGACGTGGGAGGAAAACGGTGTGACAAAGACGCTGAAGTACGGCGACGTGTTCCACCAGAACGAGGTCGAACAATCGGCCTACAACTTCGAGCATTCGAACGCCGAACTGCTGTTCGCCCAATTCAACAACCACGAATCGGAAGCCAAGCGCCTGATCGAAGCGCAACTGACGTTGCCGGCCTATGAGCAGATCATGAAGGCCTCGCACAGCTTCAACCTGCTGGACGCGCGCGGCGCCATCTCGGTGACCGAACGCGCCGCCTACATCGGCCGCGTGCGCGCCCTGTCGCGCCTTGTGGCGCAGGCCTACTACGATTCGCGCGAGCGCCTGGGCTTCCCGATGGCCCCCGCCTCCGCCGTTGCTGAACAAACTGTTTAA
- a CDS encoding CBS domain-containing protein has protein sequence MQEHSSGVKTDAKPHRSLFERLTALISPEPENRAELLEVLHDAHERNLIDADALSMIEGVFQVSDLSARDIMIPRSQMDVIDISKPIEEWMPQVLATAHSRFPAIEGERDKVIGILLAKDLLRYYAEESFDVRDMLRPAIFIPESKRLNVLLRDFRANHNHMAIVVDEYSGVAGLITIEDVLEQIVGDIEDEYDFDEEEDNILSIKEGVHGPRWRIKALTEIEQFNEELDTSLPDDDVDTIGGLVAKHLARMPHKGDIFDYQGMRFEVLRADARQIHVLLVEKLPAAPDAGPGASQ, from the coding sequence ATGCAAGAGCACTCTAGTGGCGTCAAGACTGACGCCAAACCCCATCGGTCACTGTTTGAACGCCTGACCGCACTGATTTCCCCCGAGCCAGAGAATCGCGCGGAACTGCTCGAAGTTCTGCACGACGCCCACGAACGCAACCTGATCGACGCCGACGCCTTGTCGATGATCGAAGGCGTGTTCCAGGTCTCCGACTTGTCCGCCCGTGACATCATGATTCCCCGCTCGCAGATGGATGTCATCGACATCTCCAAGCCGATCGAGGAATGGATGCCGCAGGTGCTGGCGACCGCCCACTCGCGCTTCCCCGCCATCGAGGGCGAGCGCGACAAGGTGATCGGCATCCTGCTGGCCAAGGACCTGCTGCGCTACTACGCCGAAGAATCCTTCGACGTGCGCGACATGCTGCGCCCGGCCATCTTCATCCCCGAGTCCAAACGCCTGAACGTGCTGCTGCGGGATTTCCGCGCCAACCACAATCACATGGCGATCGTGGTCGACGAGTACAGCGGCGTGGCCGGCTTGATCACCATCGAGGACGTGCTGGAGCAAATCGTCGGCGACATCGAGGACGAATACGACTTCGACGAGGAAGAGGACAACATCCTCTCGATCAAGGAAGGCGTGCACGGACCGCGCTGGCGCATCAAGGCGCTGACCGAGATCGAACAGTTCAACGAGGAGCTGGACACCTCGCTGCCGGACGACGACGTCGACACCATCGGCGGCCTGGTCGCCAAGCACTTGGCGCGCATGCCGCACAAGGGCGACATCTTCGACTACCAGGGCATGCGCTTTGAAGTCTTGCGCGCCGACGCCCGCCAGATCCACGTGCTGCTGGTGGAAAAACTGCCGGCCGCCCCCGACGCCGGCCCGGGCGCCTCGCAATAA
- the glyS gene encoding glycine--tRNA ligase subunit beta, translating to MTQTLLIELLTEELPPKALAKLGAAFAAGIVNGLKARDFLEADSIATSFASPRRLAVSITKVRATSPDKSIREKVLPVSVALDAAGNGTPPLAKKLAALGFPNLTVADLERAQDGKAESFFYTYTAAGSALQSGLQSALEESVAKLPIPKVMSYQRPDGATVQFVRPAHSLIALHGATVLPLTLLGLTASNVTEGHRFLTAPGQRAVTIADADSYAETLKSQGKVLASVEQRKEQIRADLLAKAGADQVLMPESLLDEVTALVEWPVVYECKFEEEFLAVPQECLILTMQTNQKYFALTDADGKLRSRFLIVSNIATDTPAAIIGGNERVVRPRLSDAKFFFEQDKKKTLESRLPLLKNVVYHNKLGTQAERSERVSALAGFIATQVGGDSALATRAAKLSKADLLTDMVGEFPELQGIMGTYYARNDGEPEDVALAASEHYQPRFAGDALPSTVTGTAVALADKLETLVGIWSIGLQPTGDKDPFALRRHALGVLRMLIEKRLMLSIRGLLDSAAQQFTGIAGFKDPVLEVTAFMLDRLRGILRERGFSPNEIEAVVAQNPDRLDDIVQRLEAVKAFAALPEAASLAAANKRITNILKKNEEALTAAGTSAVDPALLQDEAEKNLAAAVTRVQPDIDAAFIRGDFADALKTLAQLRDEVDAFFNDVMVMAEDVALRNNRLTLLSSLHGMMNRVADISKLAA from the coding sequence ATGACCCAGACCCTCCTCATCGAACTGCTGACCGAAGAACTGCCGCCGAAGGCGCTCGCCAAACTGGGCGCGGCCTTCGCCGCCGGCATCGTCAACGGCCTGAAAGCACGCGACTTCCTCGAAGCCGACAGCATCGCCACCTCGTTTGCCTCGCCGCGCCGTTTGGCCGTTTCCATCACCAAGGTGCGCGCCACCTCGCCCGACAAATCGATCCGCGAAAAAGTGCTGCCGGTGTCGGTAGCGCTGGACGCCGCCGGCAACGGCACGCCGCCGCTGGCCAAGAAACTCGCCGCGCTGGGCTTCCCCAACCTGACCGTGGCCGACCTGGAACGCGCGCAAGACGGCAAGGCCGAGAGCTTCTTCTACACCTACACGGCGGCCGGTAGTGCGCTGCAATCGGGCCTGCAATCGGCGCTGGAGGAATCGGTCGCCAAGCTGCCGATCCCTAAAGTGATGAGCTACCAGCGTCCGGACGGCGCCACCGTGCAATTCGTGCGTCCGGCCCACAGCCTGATCGCGCTGCACGGCGCGACCGTGCTGCCACTCACCTTGCTGGGACTGACCGCGTCGAACGTCACCGAAGGCCATCGCTTCCTGACCGCGCCGGGCCAACGCGCAGTCACCATCGCCGACGCCGACAGCTACGCCGAAACCCTGAAATCCCAAGGCAAGGTGCTGGCCAGCGTCGAACAGCGCAAGGAACAGATCCGCGCCGACCTGCTGGCCAAGGCCGGCGCCGACCAGGTGCTGATGCCCGAATCGCTGCTCGACGAAGTGACCGCGCTGGTCGAATGGCCGGTGGTCTACGAATGCAAGTTCGAAGAGGAATTCCTGGCCGTGCCGCAGGAATGCCTGATCCTGACCATGCAGACCAACCAGAAATACTTCGCGCTGACGGACGCCGACGGCAAGCTGCGTTCGCGCTTCCTGATCGTTTCCAACATCGCCACCGACACGCCGGCCGCCATCATCGGCGGCAACGAGCGCGTGGTGCGTCCGCGCCTGTCGGACGCCAAGTTCTTCTTCGAGCAGGACAAAAAGAAGACCCTGGAATCGCGCCTGCCGCTGCTCAAGAACGTCGTCTACCACAACAAACTTGGCACCCAGGCCGAGCGCAGCGAGCGTGTCAGCGCGCTGGCCGGCTTCATCGCCACCCAGGTCGGTGGCGACTCCGCGCTGGCTACCCGCGCCGCCAAGCTGTCCAAGGCCGACCTGCTGACCGACATGGTCGGCGAGTTCCCCGAGCTGCAAGGCATCATGGGCACCTACTACGCCCGCAACGACGGCGAGCCGGAAGACGTGGCGCTGGCCGCCTCCGAACACTATCAGCCGCGCTTCGCCGGCGACGCGCTGCCGTCGACCGTCACCGGCACCGCCGTGGCGCTGGCCGACAAGCTGGAAACCCTGGTCGGCATCTGGTCGATCGGCCTGCAGCCGACCGGCGATAAAGATCCATTCGCGCTGCGCCGCCACGCGCTGGGCGTGCTGCGCATGCTGATCGAAAAACGCCTGATGCTGTCGATCCGCGGCCTGCTCGATTCGGCCGCGCAGCAGTTCACCGGCATCGCCGGCTTCAAGGACCCGGTCCTCGAAGTCACCGCCTTCATGCTGGACCGCCTGCGCGGCATCCTGCGCGAGCGCGGCTTCTCGCCGAACGAGATCGAAGCGGTGGTGGCCCAGAACCCGGACCGCCTGGACGACATCGTGCAGCGCCTGGAAGCCGTCAAGGCCTTCGCCGCGCTGCCGGAGGCGGCCTCGCTGGCCGCCGCCAATAAGCGCATCACCAACATCCTGAAGAAGAACGAAGAGGCGCTGACCGCTGCCGGCACCAGCGCCGTCGACCCGGCGCTGCTGCAGGACGAAGCCGAGAAAAACCTGGCCGCCGCCGTCACCCGCGTGCAGCCGGACATCGACGCCGCCTTTATCCGGGGCGATTTCGCCGACGCGCTCAAAACCCTGGCGCAGCTGCGCGACGAAGTCGACGCGTTCTTCAACGACGTCATGGTCATGGCCGAAGACGTCGCCCTGCGCAACAACCGTCTGACACTGCTGTCATCGCTGCATGGCATGATGAACCGCGTGGCCGACATTTCGAAGCTGGCGGCCTAA
- the gmhB gene encoding D-glycero-beta-D-manno-heptose 1,7-bisphosphate 7-phosphatase: protein MGAPSLKLIILDRDGVINHDSPDFIKSPAEWIPIPGSLEAIARLNQAGYRVVIASNQSGIAREFFDMTILNAIHAKMHHLAQQVGADIDAVFFCPHAAADNCDCRKPKPGMFNEISQRYKVSLKGVPVVGDSLRDLQAGYVTGCVPYLVLTGKGEKTQQTGGLPPGTLVFPDLAAMVAHLLKTSVPPALHVVS, encoded by the coding sequence ATGGGTGCGCCGTCCTTGAAACTGATCATCCTCGATCGCGACGGCGTCATCAACCATGATTCGCCCGATTTCATCAAGTCGCCGGCCGAGTGGATCCCCATCCCCGGCTCGCTGGAAGCGATCGCCCGCCTGAACCAGGCCGGCTATCGCGTGGTGATCGCGTCGAACCAGTCGGGCATCGCGCGCGAGTTCTTCGACATGACGATCCTCAACGCCATCCACGCCAAGATGCACCATCTGGCGCAGCAGGTCGGCGCCGACATCGACGCCGTGTTCTTCTGCCCCCACGCGGCGGCCGACAACTGCGATTGCCGCAAGCCGAAACCGGGCATGTTCAACGAGATCTCGCAGCGCTACAAGGTCAGTCTCAAAGGCGTGCCGGTGGTGGGCGACTCGCTGCGCGACCTGCAGGCCGGCTATGTCACCGGCTGCGTGCCCTACCTGGTCCTGACCGGCAAGGGCGAGAAAACCCAGCAAACCGGCGGCCTGCCGCCCGGCACCCTGGTGTTCCCCGACCTGGCGGCGATGGTGGCCCACCTGCTCAAAACCAGCGTGCCGCCGGCGCTGCACGTCGTTAGCTAA
- a CDS encoding PhoH family protein, with the protein MKTKTPVQPHYFVPEPLDNSRLAHLCGPLDENLRQISAALDVTIFRRGEKFIVSGHNAERAVQILEQFYAVANKVVPIEEVQLALVEQRAGLAAAATAAVAGSTSGAGGDSKPHAVAEAPFVEPEINSPVLKTRRADLRGRTPHQIRYLRNILEHDISFGVGPAGTGKTYLAVACAVDALERDAVKRIILTRPAVEAGERLGFLPGDLAQKVDPYLRPLYDALYDLLGFDRTQKMFEKQVIEIAPLAYMRGRTLNHAFVILDEAQNTTVEQMKMFLTRIGFGSKAVITGDVTQVDLHKSQKSGLVDAVQVLKDVRGIAFSHFNSEDVVRHPLVARIVDAYETAHNHEAEIAPLLKATALKNVRKK; encoded by the coding sequence TTGAAAACCAAAACACCCGTTCAGCCGCATTACTTTGTTCCAGAGCCGCTCGACAACTCGCGCCTGGCCCATTTGTGCGGTCCCCTCGACGAAAACCTGCGGCAGATTTCCGCAGCGCTGGACGTCACCATTTTCCGTCGCGGCGAAAAATTCATCGTCAGCGGCCACAATGCCGAACGCGCGGTGCAGATCCTCGAACAGTTCTACGCGGTCGCCAACAAAGTCGTACCAATTGAAGAAGTGCAACTTGCGCTGGTGGAACAGCGCGCCGGCCTGGCCGCCGCAGCCACCGCCGCCGTCGCCGGCAGCACCTCCGGCGCGGGCGGCGACAGCAAGCCGCACGCCGTGGCCGAGGCCCCGTTCGTCGAGCCGGAAATCAACAGCCCGGTGCTGAAGACGCGCCGCGCCGACCTGCGCGGACGCACGCCGCACCAGATCCGTTACCTGCGCAACATCCTCGAACACGACATCAGCTTCGGCGTCGGCCCGGCCGGCACCGGCAAGACCTACCTGGCCGTGGCCTGCGCGGTCGACGCGCTCGAGCGCGACGCCGTCAAGCGCATCATCCTGACCCGTCCCGCCGTCGAGGCCGGCGAACGCCTGGGCTTCCTGCCGGGCGACCTGGCGCAAAAGGTCGATCCGTATCTGCGTCCGCTCTACGACGCGCTGTACGACCTGCTGGGTTTCGACCGCACGCAGAAAATGTTCGAGAAACAAGTCATCGAGATCGCGCCGCTGGCCTACATGCGCGGGCGCACCCTGAACCACGCGTTCGTGATCCTCGACGAAGCGCAGAACACCACCGTCGAGCAGATGAAAATGTTCCTGACGCGCATAGGGTTCGGCAGCAAGGCCGTCATCACCGGCGACGTCACGCAGGTGGACTTGCACAAGAGCCAGAAAAGCGGCCTGGTCGACGCGGTCCAGGTGTTGAAGGACGTGCGCGGCATCGCCTTCAGCCACTTCAACAGCGAGGACGTGGTGCGCCATCCGTTGGTGGCGCGCATCGTCGACGCCTACGAGACGGCCCACAACCACGAAGCCGAGATCGCCCCCCTACTCAAAGCCACCGCTCTTAAAAATGTCCGTAAAAAATAA
- the lnt gene encoding apolipoprotein N-acyltransferase: MRFRRANPNDPPKPQRSTKGRMIITMLAGAMCVFAFAPFGWWPLEILGLATLFYQVLRSADVKSAGLIGWAFGFGWTAAGTHWLYVSLHDFGAMAAPIAVAAVLLLAWGMGFYVALAMGGAAWLRKRWSLPLPAANLLVLPAMWALFEWVRAWLFTGFPWMSSGYAHNHSPLAGYAPVIGVYGLGWLAAIIAGALLLLLHRTRIKAAVLTVAICAVGVGLTYLQWTYPEGKPISVRLLQGNIPQSEKFDGARVIETMKLYHDAITAAPADLIATPETAIVMLPQQLPLDYLPGIAQFLTKTNSNLILGIPMADSQTAYFNSVIGLTPRQGSAYYRYDKHHLVPFGEFIPLGFRWFVNLMSIPLGDQTSGADIQPAFPIKDQRVLPNICYEDLFGEEIAAQLNHPAQGQKPATMLLNVSNLAWFGDTIAIPQHLQISQMRTLETGRPMLRATNTGATAIVDGHGVVRHQLKVNTFGTLAANVQGMAGSTPFIIWGNKLFLLLAALALGGAWFWARRAKNQAKAA, from the coding sequence ATGCGCTTTCGCCGCGCCAATCCGAACGATCCGCCCAAGCCGCAACGCAGCACCAAAGGTCGGATGATCATCACCATGCTGGCCGGCGCGATGTGCGTGTTCGCCTTCGCGCCGTTCGGCTGGTGGCCGCTCGAGATCCTCGGCCTGGCGACCCTCTTCTATCAAGTGCTGCGCAGCGCCGACGTCAAAAGCGCGGGCCTGATCGGCTGGGCCTTCGGCTTCGGCTGGACCGCCGCCGGCACCCACTGGCTATACGTGTCGCTGCACGACTTCGGCGCCATGGCCGCGCCGATCGCCGTCGCCGCCGTGCTGCTGCTGGCCTGGGGCATGGGCTTCTACGTCGCCCTGGCGATGGGCGGCGCGGCCTGGCTGCGCAAGCGCTGGTCGCTGCCGCTGCCGGCCGCCAACCTGCTGGTGCTGCCGGCCATGTGGGCGCTGTTCGAATGGGTACGCGCCTGGCTGTTCACCGGCTTCCCGTGGATGTCGTCCGGCTACGCCCACAATCACAGTCCCCTCGCAGGCTACGCGCCGGTCATCGGCGTCTACGGCCTAGGATGGCTGGCGGCGATCATCGCCGGCGCCCTGCTGCTGCTGCTGCACCGCACCCGCATCAAGGCGGCGGTGCTGACCGTCGCCATCTGCGCCGTCGGCGTCGGCCTGACCTACCTGCAATGGACCTACCCGGAAGGCAAACCGATTTCGGTGCGTCTGCTGCAAGGGAACATCCCGCAAAGCGAAAAATTCGACGGCGCCCGCGTCATCGAGACGATGAAGCTGTACCACGACGCCATCACCGCCGCGCCGGCCGATTTGATCGCCACGCCGGAGACGGCCATCGTCATGCTGCCGCAGCAGCTGCCGCTGGACTACCTGCCCGGCATCGCCCAGTTCCTGACCAAGACCAACAGCAACCTGATACTCGGCATCCCGATGGCCGACAGCCAGACCGCCTATTTCAACAGCGTGATCGGCCTGACGCCGCGCCAGGGCAGCGCTTACTACCGCTACGACAAGCACCACCTAGTGCCGTTCGGCGAATTCATTCCGCTCGGCTTCCGCTGGTTCGTCAACCTGATGTCGATCCCGCTCGGCGACCAGACCAGCGGCGCCGACATCCAGCCGGCCTTCCCGATCAAGGACCAGCGCGTGCTGCCCAACATCTGCTACGAGGACTTGTTCGGCGAGGAGATCGCCGCGCAACTGAACCACCCGGCGCAGGGCCAGAAGCCGGCCACGATGCTGCTCAACGTCTCGAATCTGGCCTGGTTCGGCGACACCATCGCCATTCCGCAGCATTTGCAGATCTCGCAAATGCGCACGCTGGAGACGGGCCGTCCAATGCTGCGGGCGACCAATACCGGCGCCACCGCCATCGTCGACGGCCATGGCGTGGTCCGGCACCAGTTGAAGGTCAACACCTTCGGCACCCTGGCCGCCAATGTCCAGGGCATGGCGGGCAGCACCCCCTTCATCATCTGGGGGAACAAGCTGTTCTTGCTGCTGGCGGCGCTGGCATTGGGTGGCGCCTGGTTTTGGGCGCGCCGCGCAAAAAACCAGGCCAAAGCCGCTTAA